The following are encoded in a window of Numida meleagris isolate 19003 breed g44 Domestic line chromosome 9, NumMel1.0, whole genome shotgun sequence genomic DNA:
- the PARP6 gene encoding poly [ADP-ribose] polymerase 6 isoform X3, protein MDLKGQYWTDDDSDGDNESEEFLYGVQGTCAADLYRHPQLDADIEAVKEIYSENAVSVREYGTIDDVDIDLHVNISFLDEEVATAWKVLRTEPIVLRLRFSLSQYLDGPEPSIEVFQPSNKEGFGLGLQLKKILGMFTSQQWKHLSNDFLKTQQEKRHSWFKTSGTIKKFRAGLSIFSPIPKSPSFPVIPDSVLKGKLGAPEVRVNRLMNRSVSCTVKNPKGEVFGYAPSTQAGVAPFNILVGGHCKNVPTLEYGFLVQIMKYAEQRIPTLNEYCVVCDEQHVFQNGSMLKPAVCTRELCVFSFYTLGVMSGAAEEVATGAEVVDLLVAMCRAALESPRKSIIFEPYPSVVDPNDPKTLAFNPKKKNYERLQKALDSVMSIREMTQGSYLEIKKQMDKLDPLAHPLLQWIISSNRSHIVKLPLSRQLKFMHTSHQFLLLSSPPAKEARFRTAKKLYGSTFAFHGSHIENWHSILRNGLVNASYTKLQLHGAAYGKGIYLSPISSISFGYSGMGKGQHRMPSKDELVQRYNRMNTIPQTRSIQSRFLQSRNLNCIALCEVITSKDLQKHGNIWVCPVSDHVCTRFFFVYEDGQVGDANINTQDPKIQKEIMRVIGTQVYTN, encoded by the exons ATG GATCTCAAGGGCCAGTACTGGACGGACGATGACTCCGACGGGGACAATGAGTCCGAGGAGTTCCTCTACGGGGTGCAG gggacaTGTGCTGCCGACCTGTACCGGCACCCACAGCTGGACGCCGACATTGAGGCCGTGAAGGAGATCTACAGCGAGAATGCCGTGTCCGTCAG GGAGTATGGGACCATTGACGACGTGGACATCGACCTCCACGTGAACATCAGCTTCCTCGAT GAGGAGGTGGCGACAGCCTGGAAGGTGCTTCGGACAGAGCCCATCGTCCTGCGCCTGCGCTTCTCCCTCTCCCAGTACCTCGATGGCCCCG AACCATCCATCGAGGTCTTCCAGCCGTCCAACAAGGAGGGCTtcgggctggggctgcagctgaagaa GATCCTGGGCATGTTCACATCACAGCAATGGAAGCATCTCAGCAACGACTTCCTGAAGACCCAGCAAGAGAAGCGGCACAGCTGGTTCAAAACGAGTGGTACCATCAAGAAGTTCCGAGCCGGCCTCAGCATCTTCTCCCCCATCCCCAA GTCGCCCAGCTTCCCCGTCATCCCGGACTCGGTGCTGAAGGGCAAGCTGGGCGCTCCCGAGGTGCGCGTCAACCGCCTGATGAACCGCTCCGTCTCCTGCACGGTGAAGAACCCCAAGGGGGAAGTGTTTGGCTACGCCCCCAGCACCCAGGCAGGTGTCGCCCCCTTCAACATCCTG GTTGGTGGCCACTGTAAGAACGTCCCCACGCTGGAATACGGCTTCCTCGTCCAG ATCATGAAGTACGCAGAGCAGCGCATCCCAACACTCAATGAGTACTGCGTGGTGTGTGACGAGCAGCACGTCTTCCAGAACGGCTCCATGCTCAAG ccagctgtgtgcACCCGCGAGCTGTGCGTCTTCTCCTTCTACACCCTGGGCGTGATGTCTGGTGCAGCAGAAGAGGTGGCCACAGGCGCTGAG GTGGTGGACCTGCTGGTGGCCATGTGCCGTGCCGCACTGGAGTCCCCCCGCAAAAGCATCATCTTTGAGCCTTACCCCTCTGTGGTGGACCCCAACGACCCCAAAACACTTGCCTTCAACCCCAAG AAGAAGAACTACGAGCGGCTGCAGAAGGCGCTGGACAGCGTGATGTCCATCCGGGAGATGACCCAG GGCTCCTATCTGGAGATCAAGAAGCAGATGGACAAGCTGGACCCGCTGGCACATCCCCTTCTGCAGTG GATCATCTCCAGCAACAGATCCCACATTGTCAAGCTGCCACTCAGCAGG CAGCTGAAGTTCATGCACACCTCGCACCAGTTTCTCCTGCTGAGCAGCCCCCCAGCCAAGGAGGCCCGATTCCGCACCGCCAAGAAGCTCTACGGCAGCACTTTCGCTTTCCA TGGCTCTCACATTGAGAACTGGCACTCCATTCTGCGCAACGGGCTGGTCAACGCGTCCTACACCAAGCTGCAG CTGCATGGAGCAGCCTATGGCAAGGGCATCTATCTGAGCCCCATCTCCAGTATTTCCTTTGGATACTCAG GGATGGGGAAAGGGCAGCACCGGATGCCTTCAAAGGACGAGCTGGTGCAGAGGTACAACCGGATGAACACCATCCCCCAG ACCCGCTCCATCCAGTCCCGCTTCCTCCAGAGCCGTAACCTGAACTGCATCGCGCTTTGCGAAG TCATCACCTCCAAGGACCTGCAGAAGCACGGCAACATCTGGGTCTGCCCCGTCTCGGACCACGTCTGCACCCGCTTCTTCTTTGT GTACGAAGACGGCCAAGTGGGAGACGCCAATATCAATACTCAGGACCCCAAAATCCAGAAGGAGATCATGCGTGTGATCGGGACTCAGGTGTACACAAACTGA